GCCCGAGACTGTGCCCTTGGTCGCTGCACGTATGGGCAAGGAGCCACGTGAGGATCTCAGCAATACGTATTTCAGAGGTTATGTAGGAAACTACAACACCATTGGTGGGGCCTTGATGTACAACATCCTGCATAGCGACAAATATTCCCTTGCTTTGAAAGCTGTACACGAATCTTCACTAGGAGAGGTAGAAGTTACAGGTATTGATGAGGATGCTCAGTTTCATGAGTCTCTGGGTGGCCTGTATTTCAATCGCTTCTTTAAGCGTAATACCTTCAGTATTGACATGGATTTCAGTAATCTGGCCTACCGTTACTACGGCTTTGGTTCCCTGGAGCCTGAACAGGATTATGTCAATCGTTATGCTGACGTTGGTTCACCAGAGTCGGTACCAGGTAAAGATATCCTACCGGAAGCAAAGCAGCGCCAGACTGCATTTGACATAGTACTGGGGTTGAATAACAATGCAACCAATGGTCAGACTAATAAGTGGGACCTAAATATGGGATTCTCTACTTTCGGTACCTATACAGGGGTGAGCGAGAACCAGTTTATCTATCGTGGAGATTTTGAGTTTCCTATCAATGAACTGGGCCTAAAGTTTGAGACCGGAGTACTCCATGCAGGAACCAATAATGCCGTTAGCGACAATGAGTTTTTGTACAATTTTGTACGCAGACAGCAGACATTGGTAACAGTAAATCCGGCTCTTGTGCGACGTAAGGATGGACTTCTGCTGAACTTCGGTCTCCGTATTGGAGCAGGTTTTGACGAACTTGAAGATGAACTATACCTGTCACCTGACGTGTGGGCAAGTTATACAATTGCTGAGGGAATAGTGGCTATAGAAGGAGGTGTTACTGGTGAGATAAAGCCTTCTACCTACCGTTCAATAATGGAGGAAAACCCCTATGTATCACCTGATCTGAATGTGAAAAACGCATTTCATGGGGTTAAGTTTTTCTTCGGAACCAAGGGGAATTTCTCAAATGCAACATCATTTGCTGCAAGGGTTGAATACAGCGTATTTCGTGATGAACACTTTTATGTGAACCGCACCTTTACCAGAGAACCGGAACGAACAATGCAGGATTTTATCAACCAGTTTGATGTTGATTATGACGACGGTAACCTGTTGACTGTATCGGGTGTTTTCAATGCACGCTTTACTCCGGACCTTGAAATGACCTTGAAAGGAAGTTATTATGGATGGAAACTTGATTCCTTGTCACATGCATGGCAGAGACCTGATATGGAAGCCGGAATTCGTTTGACCTATCGCTATGACGAGAGTCTAACCCTCTATGGTTCATTCAATGTAATTGGTTCAAGG
The genomic region above belongs to Xiashengella succiniciproducens and contains:
- a CDS encoding TonB-dependent receptor produces the protein MKTFKALMIIAGLIVLIPTRAQEESINQEVRVVREYNPTVSDAFKINRMPQTAEEELATPVFNYSLSAKAMVGKPETVPLVAARMGKEPREDLSNTYFRGYVGNYNTIGGALMYNILHSDKYSLALKAVHESSLGEVEVTGIDEDAQFHESLGGLYFNRFFKRNTFSIDMDFSNLAYRYYGFGSLEPEQDYVNRYADVGSPESVPGKDILPEAKQRQTAFDIVLGLNNNATNGQTNKWDLNMGFSTFGTYTGVSENQFIYRGDFEFPINELGLKFETGVLHAGTNNAVSDNEFLYNFVRRQQTLVTVNPALVRRKDGLLLNFGLRIGAGFDELEDELYLSPDVWASYTIAEGIVAIEGGVTGEIKPSTYRSIMEENPYVSPDLNVKNAFHGVKFFFGTKGNFSNATSFAARVEYSVFRDEHFYVNRTFTREPERTMQDFINQFDVDYDDGNLLTVSGVFNARFTPDLEMTLKGSYYGWKLDSLSHAWQRPDMEAGIRLTYRYDESLTLYGSFNVIGSRNAAIPDLLLPEQAVVSLDPVYDFNLGANYSLNKKWHFFGEVRNMLASRYNRWFGYPSHGINAIVGLGYSF